Genomic segment of Panicum virgatum strain AP13 chromosome 9N, P.virgatum_v5, whole genome shotgun sequence:
GGTACACATTACAGCACAACATGCCCGATGAACCCTGATCGAAGCAAATCAGCAGAGATGCGTGCAGCTAGGAAAAGTACCAAAAAGAATGATGGGCCCCCAAGGAAAAGAGGCCGGCCAAAGATCGTAGAGGATCTGCATGATGAAAGTGATCTGAGTCAGGATGAACTGAGTGAAGATGAGCTGCCCGTGACGCGGGCTCGCAGCGCTGCAACTGATGGACGTGTGGGACAAGTAGGCGCAGAAAACAGTGGCTGTCGGCGGAGAGCTAAGCATGTAAAATACCAGGAGTAACGTGATTGCGTTGGGCAAAAAACACAAAAGTAGTGATTTATTCAGTCCCTGTGCGTGTTATCTTGGACTGTAAAAAAACATGTTGCAACTATGATCAATAAAAACATTGTTATGTTTCTTAATTACAACTGTCACGCACTGCTAGATAGTTTGTGGTGTGCAGTATTGTTATGTGCAGTATGAGATGAGCAACTGtgatcaaataaaaaatggTGCCTTAAAACGTGTTTTAACGAAATTGCAAACAATGTGTACACCAGATTGCAACCATGTATGTATATCGGTTGCGACATTGACGACAAACCAATATAAAAATGGGCACAAACATTATAGCTACTTTGATTACATCTAAAGTGCACTTATAGCTACTCATAGAATTGCGAAGCATGTGTGTACACCGATTGCAAAAAAATGTGTATAAAATGCAGATTGCAACATCAGTTCGGGGTGATTGCAACATCAGTTCGGGGTGATTGCAAAAtatgtatggatgccggttgcAAAAAAATCAGTGATGACGACCAGATCACAGATATTGCGAAGAAAAGATGAATAATATGAGCATAAACTGGAAAATGGATGAATATCATGTTAGATATATTTACATATCACGATTTGCGACACTGCTGCGTTACAGTTGCACAGCGAGAGGTTTTTTGTACAGCTGATACTACGTCATGGCACGCAACACAATTCTAGAGAAAgacaaaagaaaagagaggagtcATCAATAGGATCCGCTCTAGTCAATCTTCCTCCCGCCAAGCCTGTAGACATCCAGTTCATCGGGCAGGTTGGCTTGGTTCAGGGGGTGGAAAATGCTATAGTGCATCAGCTCAACCCTGTATATCATCCCCTTGAACTGCAAACACAAAAAAATGCAATAAAGGAAATGAGAAACACACACATGGCTAGAGGCCGAAAAAAAGATAGAAAGAAAGGGCTCACCGGATTGATGTCAATGTTGAGATGCTCGCCATCCCAATATTCCATGTATTTCCAAAGGAAGAACATGCAATCGCAGGGGCCAGCTTGCTTGTGCAGATCAATCATCAGCATGCTCCAGCGCTCAAAACAAGGGAATTTGTTATTGGTGACCCTCTGGAATGCAACACTTATGATTGGTATCTTGTTGTAGACCGGACGGTGGCGAGTTTTAGGAGAGGTGTTGCCCCAAACGTAGTCAATTGAGTCCATAATATCAATACAATTGTGTATGAGATTGATGCAGTACACAAAGTAGTGTTTCTCTGAGCATGCAGGCATGAATACCTGTATGAAAAAAAGAGACTAAGCCCCCAATTGCAAATAACTTACAGAACAGTTGCAAAAGCATAGTGAAAAAGCAACAGCAAAAAAGTGGTGGCTCACAAATCACTTGCAATGTGGGGGGCTGATGTGAATGTGAAAAAATAGTTGACCAATTGCAAAGTAAGCTGGCAGCAGTTGCAAGTGAATAGTTGGCCAATTGCAAGTAAACTAACAGCAGTTGCAAGTAATAGTTAACCAATTGCAAAATAAACTTACAGCAGTTGCAAGTGGATAGTTAAACAAATGCAAAAGTAAACTAACCAGCTTTGCCTTCAATATGTCCTCATAATGCTCAATTTCTAATTCCAGGCACTGCCACAACGTCTTGAAATCGTCGGTCTCGGTTACTCCATCGTCCATGTAGATGCTCTGAACAGACATTGCCTGACACTAGGATATATAATTTGAATCACAATGggcagagagagaaaaaaagactAGTGAGATAAAAAAAGAGGTTAAAACAGCAGGTGAAAAAAATGTTATATAATCAGGGGGCTGGGTAGGGGACTTACAAAGAACCCGGTTGTCAAAAACACCTTGTATCCCACCGAGTCTTCCTTGTGGACAATGTCATCGTAGCGAAGGCAATGCACAATAAAGTCAAGTACGGAAGAGTCTCCATCTTTGTCATCAACAAAACTGGTCGGTAGATCATTCCCATCAAAAGAGCAAAAAATGCTGAAGTCAATCAAAACTTTCCTGAAAAAcacaaaagcaaaaaaaatgtATTAGCAACTGTATGTGCAGGATTGTACTGCTGCTTGCaggcaaaaaaaagaaaaaatgccaGTTGATTTGTGTTTATGCTTACTCTTTCAACGCTGGATCAGCAGCAATCTTGTTCCGCAATGCAAGTGCCTTAGTCAATGGAACATTCGTGCGACACCCTGGCAGTTTGAAGGGTGATATGTACTTCTTTGGCCTCTTCTTCAACCTCTGGCCAATGTGCTTGTAGATCATCCTCTGGAACTGGTTGAAATCCTGTGAACTTTGTTCCATTTCCTCTTGAGACAGCCGAACAGGTGGGGTCTGGGAGTTAATTTCGTCAATTGGATCCTCTGGGAACTCTAGAGCACCTGCGGCACTGGGGCCTGCCTCTGCATCAACTACACTGCTCTTCAACCTTTGAATTTCTTCATCAGCGTGCTGGCGCAACAAGATCAACTTTTTCTCGTGTTCATCGCGTAAAGCTTGGTTATCTTTTGCTAGCTGGGCCTTCGCCCTCTTGTTCTTTATAGCCTCTTTTGCCCTTTGTTGTTTCAGCTTCCTGGTTTCCTCCATCTTGTTCTTTTCAGCCTCAGCCTCAGCGATCTTTTTTGCTACATCATCACCTTCCTTGTTTTGAGCTTCGCTAGTGGAGCGCACGCTTCTTCTGCTGTATGCTATTGGACCAGTGTGAATGTTTCCTGCAGACTGAATGCCATAtattgaagaaaaaaagaaggatTAGCTGCatcaaaaattacaaaaatgaaACTTGTAAGTTGctgacaacaaaaaaaaagaatagtgTGTGATGGGGGGGGGCAAAAGTAACTTACGTCTGAAGTGCCGCCACTTGCAGATCTCTGGGCTTTGGATGCGTCCTGGGGGGCGCGTTCATCTGTCGTCTTGTTATGGGATGACTCATCCTCATTCTCATTTGTTTTCTCCTGTAGACACACAGATTGCAACACTGTAAGTCACAAAAATGCAAACACGTCCGCTGCGAATTGCTACAAATGTGAAAAAGGGGCCCATGTTGTGTTACTTCAGATGTGGCCCCAAGTACAGAACTCTGGGGGTTGGGTGCATGCTGTGGGGCACTTGAGTCTGCACCCTTGTTCTGGAGTGCCTCCTCTTCAGTGTCATCTCTTTTCTCCTGTACACGTATAGATAAATTGCAAACACTATAAGTCatgaattgcaaaaaaaaatcctgattttgcaaaaaatataaaaaagcaTAATACTTACAGCATGGTCCCTCTTCTCGTCGTTGCCATCTTTGTGGATGCGTGTGTCGCTGAGACCATCTCCATCTGGCACTTGTGTTCCATCACTGGATTCCTGATTTTGATTTTGAAACCACAAATTGCAACTCATTATGTATAGGAATTGCAAAATGTGTGGTAGACAGATTGCAAAAAAAGCTGTCAGAGTATTACATTTGATTTTGGACTATCATCAACGAAGTGAGTCCTCAATTGTGAGGGGTTCTGGGGGGGTTGCGTTGAAGAAACAAAGTCACAAAAAATGGTGCGtgggaagaaaaaaagaaataactgTTGCATTAATGCGTACCAGGGCATCCGGGGCGATAAGCAGTGAGCTGTAAAACATGTCACATGTATTATCCACATCATGCATAATGTCTCTGTCTTCGGCTTCATCATTTCCGTGGCTGGGCGCTGGAGAGCTGTGATAAGAATCCTCTGGCGGTGATTCCGGAACTTCATCTTCTGGATCTTCACATTCCAGTGGGATCTCGTCCAGGGGGCAATCACGTCCATCACTGGTTTCTGGATCATCATCGTCTACTGCGCTGTCATCATCTGATTAAGCCCTCCTGCTTCTGGCTCTTCGCTCCTTGGTCTAGCCCACCTCCTAGCCTTATTGAAAGAAGCTTTATCGGCATGGGCATCAACAAGTAGCTTCAGCATGGAGGTGAAGCACTCGTGGTGGGCTTTTGCCATGAGCTCATTTGCCCTTGATATATACTCGACAGCCTTCTGCATGAAATCCTGGGCCTGCCTGGTGCTGTCATCAAATGCATTCAAGATACTAAGCGCATCTGACTTCCTGCTTCTTCCAACTACATCAACAATGCTTTGGCCGAAAGAACTACTGAAACTAGGGTACCAGTACATGGGTGGAGGCTCCGCGTTGGCAGTGGCATGACCGCCAGGGGCATCAGAGGTGCCAGCCCTCCTGCTGGGAGCAACTGGTGCTGGCCGGGAAGAAGCTGCCAATGGCGCAATAGGAGGGACACCATAGCATGTGTCAGGCAAGCTCCTCAgctgccaattttttttttgtaaaaaataatataaaagttAACCAACTTGTGAATGGATGGGTAACAAATTGCAATGATGTATGTACACAAATAACAACTTTGCCTTCAATGCAGTTGCAAAAAGGAAAGctgaaaaaagaacaaaaaaaagaaaagggatgtGTGCCAAGAGGGTGTGAGTCCTTACCATAAGTTTACCAAACTCAACAGTCTCACTGGAAACATCTCGCCTGCGATCCATGTTTGCTATAGAATCAATGGTACTCGTGTCGAGGAAGCCACATCGAGGCAGCGAGAACGGGTTTGTATTTAATCCATGCTGCAGGTTGTCAACATATAgcatctgcaaaaa
This window contains:
- the LOC120692852 gene encoding uncharacterized protein LOC120692852 is translated as MHDVDNTCDMFYSSLLIAPDALESSDGTQVPDGDGLSDTRIHKDGNDEKRDHAEKRDDTEEEALQNKGADSSAPQHAPNPQSSVLGATSEVTQHGPLFHICSNSQRTCLHFCDLQCCNLCVYRRKQMRMRMSHPITRRQMNAPPRTHPKPRDLQVAALQTLQETFTLVQ
- the LOC120688788 gene encoding uncharacterized protein LOC120688788, translating into MEETRKLKQQRAKEAIKNKRAKAQLAKDNQALRDEHEKKLILLRQHADEEIQRLKSSVVDAEAGPSAAGALEFPEDPIDEINSQTPPVRLSQEEMEQSSQDFNQFQRMIYKHIGQRLKKRPKKYISPFKLPGCRTNVPLTKALALRNKIAADPALKEKVLIDFSIFCSFDGNDLPTSFVDDKDGDSSVLDFIVHCLRYDDIVHKEDSVGYKVFLTTGFFAMSVQSIYMDDGVTETDDFKTLWQCLELEIEHYEDILKAKLVFMPACSEKHYFVYCINLIHNCIDIMDSIDYVWGNTSPKTRHRPVYNKIPIISVAFQRVTNNKFPCFERWSMLMIDLHKQAGPCDCMFFLWKYMEYWDGEHLNIDINPFKGMIYRVELMHYSIFHPLNQANLPDELDVYRLGGRKID